The Burkholderia pyrrocinia genome has a segment encoding these proteins:
- a CDS encoding replicative DNA helicase, producing the protein MNAPQDPQIESLKVPPHSVEAEQSVLGGLLLDNAAWDRIADFLSQGDFYRYDHRIIYEHIGRLIASTRPADVVTVYEAMTTSGKADDVGGLAYLNALAQNTPSAANIRRYAEIVRDRAVLRRLVSVADEISADAFNPQGKEVRQLLDEAESKVFSIAEEGARGNQGFLEIGPLLTQVVERIDTLYHTANPSDVTGTPTGFVDLDRMTSGMHGGELIIVAGRPSMGKTAFSMNIGEYVAVEYGLPVAVFSMEMPGTQLVMRMLGSIGRLDQHRMRTGRLTDEDWPKLTHAVQKMSEAQLFIDETGGLNPMELRSRARRLARQCGKLGLIIVDYLQLMSGSSQGENRATEISEISRSLKSLAKELDVPVIALSQLNRGLEQRPNKRPVMSDLRESGAIEQDADVILFIYRDEVYNPDSPDKGTAEIIIGKQRNGPIGPVRLTFLGQYTKFDNFAGAQTFYGE; encoded by the coding sequence ATGAACGCGCCGCAAGATCCCCAAATCGAATCGCTGAAAGTCCCGCCGCATTCGGTCGAAGCCGAACAGTCGGTGCTCGGCGGCCTGTTGCTCGACAACGCGGCATGGGACCGGATCGCCGACTTCCTGTCGCAGGGCGATTTCTACCGCTACGACCACCGGATCATCTACGAGCACATCGGCCGGCTGATCGCGTCGACGCGCCCGGCCGACGTCGTGACCGTGTACGAAGCGATGACCACGTCCGGCAAGGCCGACGACGTCGGCGGGCTCGCGTACCTGAATGCACTCGCGCAGAACACGCCGAGCGCGGCGAACATCCGTCGTTATGCGGAAATCGTGCGCGATCGTGCGGTGCTGCGCCGGCTCGTGTCGGTCGCCGACGAAATCTCGGCCGACGCGTTCAATCCGCAGGGCAAGGAAGTCCGCCAGCTGCTCGACGAAGCCGAGTCGAAGGTGTTCTCGATCGCCGAAGAGGGCGCGCGCGGCAACCAGGGCTTCCTCGAGATCGGCCCGCTGCTCACGCAGGTCGTCGAGCGCATCGACACGCTGTACCACACCGCGAACCCGAGCGACGTCACGGGCACGCCGACGGGCTTCGTCGACCTCGATCGGATGACGTCCGGGATGCACGGCGGCGAACTGATCATCGTGGCCGGAAGACCGTCGATGGGTAAGACCGCATTTTCGATGAACATCGGCGAATACGTCGCGGTCGAGTACGGGCTGCCGGTCGCGGTGTTCTCGATGGAAATGCCGGGCACCCAGCTCGTGATGCGTATGCTTGGTTCGATCGGCCGGCTCGACCAGCACCGGATGCGTACGGGCCGCCTGACGGACGAGGATTGGCCGAAGCTGACGCACGCTGTGCAGAAGATGAGCGAGGCGCAGCTCTTCATCGACGAGACGGGCGGCCTGAACCCGATGGAATTGCGCTCGCGCGCGCGGCGTCTTGCGCGTCAATGCGGCAAGCTCGGCCTGATCATCGTCGACTACCTGCAGCTGATGTCGGGTTCGTCGCAGGGCGAGAACCGCGCGACCGAAATCTCGGAAATCTCGCGATCGCTGAAGAGCCTCGCGAAGGAACTGGACGTGCCGGTGATCGCGCTGTCGCAGCTGAACCGCGGCCTCGAACAGCGTCCGAACAAGCGCCCGGTGATGTCCGATTTGCGTGAATCGGGCGCAATCGAACAGGATGCGGACGTGATCCTGTTCATCTACCGCGACGAAGTCTACAACCCTGACAGCCCGGACAAGGGCACGGCCGAAATCATCATCGGCAAGCAGCGTAACGGTCCGATCGGCCCCGTTCGACTCACGTTCCTGGGTCAATACACGAAGTTCGATAATTTTGCAGGGGCGC
- the rplI gene encoding 50S ribosomal protein L9 has translation MQIILLEKVANLGNLGDIVKVKDGYARNFLIPNRKARRATKEAIAEFEVRRAELEKIAAEKLAASQAVGEKLNGQSFEITQKSGVDGRLFGSVTNGDVAELLKKAGFEVEKLQVRMPEGPLKMIGEHNVQVALHTDVVVDVTVNVIGDHA, from the coding sequence ATGCAAATCATTCTGTTGGAAAAAGTCGCCAACCTGGGCAACCTCGGCGACATCGTCAAGGTCAAGGACGGTTACGCTCGCAACTTCCTGATCCCGAACCGCAAGGCTCGTCGTGCAACGAAGGAAGCGATTGCTGAATTCGAAGTCCGCCGCGCGGAACTCGAAAAGATCGCCGCTGAAAAGCTGGCAGCATCGCAGGCAGTCGGCGAGAAGCTGAACGGCCAGTCGTTCGAAATCACGCAGAAGTCGGGCGTTGACGGCCGTCTGTTCGGCTCGGTCACGAACGGCGACGTCGCGGAACTGCTGAAGAAGGCAGGTTTCGAAGTCGAGAAGCTGCAAGTTCGCATGCCGGAAGGCCCGCTGAAGATGATCGGCGAGCACAACGTCCAGGTCGCGCTGCACACGGACGTCGTCGTCGACGTCACGGTCAACGTGATCGGCGACCACGCGTAA
- the rpsR gene encoding 30S ribosomal protein S18, with product MPRPTGKKFDKRRQQQNPLFKRKKFCRFTAAGVEQIDYKDTETLKDFIGENGKITPARLTGTKAHYQRQLDTAIKRARFLALMPYTDQHKA from the coding sequence ATGCCCCGCCCGACTGGTAAGAAATTCGACAAGCGTCGTCAGCAACAAAACCCGCTCTTCAAGCGCAAGAAGTTCTGCCGTTTCACGGCTGCCGGCGTCGAGCAGATCGACTACAAGGACACGGAAACGCTGAAGGACTTCATCGGCGAAAACGGCAAGATCACGCCGGCTCGTCTGACGGGTACGAAGGCGCACTATCAGCGTCAGCTGGACACGGCAATCAAGCGCGCGCGTTTCCTCGCGCTGATGCCGTACACCGATCAGCACAAGGCGTAA
- the priB gene encoding primosomal replication protein N produces MNRLQLTASVVERAPVRYTPAGVPIASATLHHRTEVVEAGIPRQVEMTIEAVAAGEASGRLESREMGVETLFTGFLAKKSRNARTLVFHITALQDIGKD; encoded by the coding sequence GTGAACAGGTTGCAATTGACGGCGAGCGTCGTCGAACGCGCACCGGTGCGATATACGCCGGCAGGTGTTCCGATCGCAAGCGCCACGTTGCACCACCGCACGGAAGTCGTCGAAGCAGGCATTCCCCGTCAGGTCGAAATGACGATCGAGGCGGTGGCGGCCGGTGAGGCGAGCGGCAGGCTGGAAAGCCGTGAAATGGGCGTCGAAACGCTGTTCACGGGCTTCCTGGCAAAGAAAAGCCGCAACGCGAGAACCTTGGTGTTTCACATCACAGCATTGCAGGACATTGGAAAGGACTGA
- the rpsF gene encoding 30S ribosomal protein S6, which translates to MRHYEIVFIVHPDQSEQVPAMIERYKSTITSHGGQIHRVEDWGRRQLAYMIEKLAKAHYVCMNIECDQTTLDELEHAFKFNDAVLRHLIVKMKKAETGPSPMMKEVQREEAKKAAAAQPTEAQA; encoded by the coding sequence ATGCGTCATTACGAAATCGTATTCATCGTGCACCCCGATCAGAGCGAGCAAGTGCCCGCGATGATCGAGCGTTACAAGTCCACGATCACGTCGCACGGCGGTCAGATCCACCGTGTCGAAGACTGGGGCCGTCGCCAACTGGCCTACATGATCGAGAAACTCGCGAAGGCTCACTACGTCTGCATGAACATCGAGTGCGACCAGACGACGCTCGACGAACTCGAACACGCGTTCAAGTTCAACGACGCCGTGCTGCGCCACCTCATCGTCAAGATGAAGAAGGCCGAAACCGGCCCGTCGCCGATGATGAAGGAAGTTCAGCGCGAAGAAGCCAAGAAGGCGGCTGCAGCTCAGCCGACCGAAGCGCAGGCTTAA
- a CDS encoding anti-sigma factor family protein, with product MDCNEARALLDADVDRELSAPDALRVQQHVEGCEACRRDRARIVTLVQAVRQADYHRAPDALRASILASLPAAGGGRARGQARAEPEPEPRSQPRPRGRRWFSWLGGGVSARPAPASPGPRVAALPGLGWGVALLVALAAAAGMALSARHADTDRTVDELVSSHVRADLSARDIDVISTDRHTVKPWFNGRLDYAPPVEDLAASGFALVGGRLDYVGRRRVAVLVYRYRQHVIDVYVRPAGEGPAAPYATVSQGYSLDRWDAAGMTWWAVTDAEPSALAAFRTALDARLAGTRSE from the coding sequence ATGGACTGTAACGAAGCGCGAGCGTTGCTGGACGCGGACGTCGACCGCGAGCTGTCGGCGCCCGATGCGTTGCGGGTCCAGCAGCATGTCGAAGGGTGCGAAGCGTGCCGCCGCGATCGTGCGCGGATCGTCACGCTGGTGCAGGCCGTGCGGCAGGCCGACTATCACCGGGCGCCGGATGCGCTGCGGGCGAGCATCCTCGCGAGCCTGCCGGCAGCGGGGGGCGGGCGGGCCCGAGGGCAAGCCCGGGCGGAACCCGAGCCCGAGCCGCGATCGCAGCCGCGGCCGCGCGGCCGTCGCTGGTTCTCCTGGCTGGGCGGCGGCGTATCGGCACGCCCGGCGCCGGCCAGCCCGGGGCCGCGCGTCGCCGCGCTGCCCGGGCTCGGCTGGGGCGTCGCGCTGCTGGTGGCGCTTGCCGCGGCGGCCGGGATGGCGCTGTCCGCGCGCCACGCCGACACCGACCGCACGGTCGACGAACTTGTCTCGAGCCACGTGCGGGCCGACCTGTCGGCGCGCGACATCGACGTGATCTCGACCGACCGGCACACGGTCAAGCCGTGGTTCAACGGCCGGCTCGACTATGCGCCGCCGGTCGAGGATCTCGCGGCGAGCGGCTTCGCGCTGGTCGGCGGCCGGCTCGACTATGTCGGGCGGCGCCGCGTCGCGGTGCTCGTCTACCGTTACCGGCAGCACGTGATCGACGTCTACGTGCGGCCGGCAGGCGAAGGGCCGGCGGCCCCGTATGCGACCGTGTCGCAGGGCTATTCGCTCGACCGCTGGGACGCGGCCGGGATGACGTGGTGGGCCGTGACCGATGCCGAGCCGTCGGCGCTCGCGGCGTTCAGGACGGCGCTCGACGCGCGGCTCGCCGGCACGCGCAGCGAGTGA
- a CDS encoding RNA polymerase sigma factor, translated as MGQAGQAVDERAADDAIARGERFRTLVLPHLDAAYNLARWLSGSASDADDVVQDACMRALRFVDSCRGDNARPWLLTIVRHTWYTEWRRRTHEHEVALPDTLDDADVPDDWQPATEDPLAQLLRGENVRLVNAALAKLPPEYREVLVLREMEDLSYREIAAIADVPVGTVMSRLARGRRRLAVLLGGEPAPAAKGRPGRTPAGGTASEAIDGL; from the coding sequence GTGGGGCAAGCCGGACAGGCGGTCGATGAGCGGGCAGCGGACGACGCGATAGCGCGCGGCGAGCGGTTTCGTACGCTCGTGCTGCCGCATCTCGACGCCGCGTACAACCTCGCGCGCTGGCTGAGCGGCAGCGCCAGCGATGCGGACGACGTCGTCCAGGACGCGTGCATGCGCGCGCTGCGCTTCGTCGATTCGTGCCGCGGCGACAACGCGCGGCCGTGGCTGCTGACGATCGTGCGCCACACCTGGTACACCGAGTGGCGGCGCCGTACGCACGAGCACGAGGTCGCGCTGCCCGACACGCTCGACGACGCCGACGTTCCCGACGACTGGCAGCCGGCGACCGAGGATCCGCTCGCGCAGCTGTTGCGCGGCGAGAACGTGCGGCTCGTGAATGCGGCGCTCGCAAAGCTGCCGCCCGAGTACCGCGAGGTGCTCGTGCTGCGCGAGATGGAGGACCTGAGCTACCGCGAGATCGCGGCGATCGCGGACGTGCCGGTCGGCACGGTGATGTCGCGGCTTGCACGCGGCCGTCGCAGGCTCGCCGTGCTGCTGGGCGGCGAGCCCGCGCCGGCGGCCAAAGGCCGGCCGGGCCGTACGCCGGCGGGCGGAACCGCATCGGAGGCTATCGATGGACTGTAA
- a CDS encoding LysR family transcriptional regulator translates to MDRFKQIETFVRVADAGSLAAAALEEGVSPVVLGRRIDALEKRLGVKLMYRSTRRLVVSEEGAAFLERCRGLLSEWDQAENELAAGRRAVSGHLIVSAPAAFGRKHVAPHAPGFLADKPEMQLSFNLTDRVVDLVREGYDLSIRIGGAVDPNFVAVKLASNRRVVCGTPDYFRRHGRPKSLDDLLKHNCLAFNLQGGQNRGWYFQRHGKIATMRVAGNLDCNDGELLHRWVAEGLGLGWRSTWEIAAQLETGELETVLDEYALPDYDILAVYPQQRYVPARVRYFIDYLRAAYARPGYWSTTP, encoded by the coding sequence ATGGATCGCTTCAAGCAGATCGAGACGTTCGTGCGGGTTGCCGATGCCGGCAGCCTCGCGGCGGCGGCGCTCGAGGAGGGCGTGTCGCCGGTGGTGCTGGGGCGGCGCATCGACGCGCTCGAGAAGCGCCTCGGCGTGAAGCTGATGTACCGCTCGACGCGGCGGCTGGTGGTCAGCGAGGAGGGCGCCGCGTTCCTCGAACGCTGCCGCGGGCTGCTGTCCGAATGGGACCAGGCCGAGAACGAGCTGGCCGCCGGGCGGCGTGCGGTCAGCGGGCACCTGATCGTGTCCGCGCCGGCCGCGTTCGGGCGCAAGCACGTCGCGCCGCACGCGCCCGGCTTTCTGGCCGACAAGCCCGAGATGCAGCTGTCGTTCAACCTGACCGACCGAGTCGTCGATCTCGTGCGCGAAGGCTACGACCTGTCGATCCGGATCGGCGGCGCCGTCGATCCGAACTTCGTCGCGGTGAAGCTCGCGTCGAACCGGCGCGTCGTGTGCGGCACGCCCGACTATTTCCGCCGGCACGGCCGGCCGAAGTCGCTCGACGACCTGCTGAAGCACAACTGCCTGGCGTTCAACCTGCAGGGCGGGCAGAACCGCGGCTGGTATTTCCAGCGCCATGGCAAGATCGCGACGATGCGCGTCGCGGGCAATCTCGACTGCAACGACGGCGAGTTGCTGCACCGATGGGTGGCCGAAGGCCTCGGGCTCGGCTGGCGCTCGACGTGGGAAATCGCCGCGCAGCTCGAAACGGGCGAGCTCGAGACCGTGCTCGACGAGTACGCGCTGCCCGACTACGACATCCTCGCGGTCTACCCGCAACAGCGCTACGTGCCGGCGCGTGTGCGTTATTTCATCGACTACCTGCGCGCCGCGTACGCGCGCCCCGGCTACTGGAGCACCACGCCGTAA
- the gcl gene encoding glyoxylate carboligase, producing MAKMRAVDAAVLVLEKEGIQTAFGVPGAAINPFYSAMRKSGGISHVLARHVEGASHMAEGFTRAAPGNIGVCIGTSGPAGTDMITGLYSASADSIPILAITGQAPRARLYKEDFQAVDIESIAKPVTKWAVTVREPALVPRVFQQAFHLMRSGRPGPVLVDLPIDVQLAEIEFDIDTYEPLPIYKPAATRAQIEKALAMLNDADKPLIVSGGGVLNAAAEDLLVQFAETIGVPVIPTLMSWGAIPDDHPLMAGMVGLQTSHRYGNATMLASDFVLGIGNRWANRHTGSVEVYTKGRKFVHVDIEPTQIGRVFGPDLGIVSDAKAALELFVAVAQEWKAAGKLKDRSAWVAECQERKRTLQRKTHFDNVPVKPQRVYEEMNKVFGRDTCYVSTIGLSQIAAAQFLHVFKARNWINCGQAGPLGWTIPAALGVRAADPSRPIVALSGDYDFQFMIEELAAGAQFKLPYVHVVVNNSYLGLIRQAQRAFDIDYCVQLAFDNVNAPELNGYGVDHVAVAEGLGCKALRVFKPEEIEPALRQAQTLAEEFSVPVVVEVILERVTNISMGTEIDAINEFEDLAEKAEHAPTAISMLD from the coding sequence ATGGCCAAGATGAGAGCCGTCGACGCAGCAGTGCTCGTGCTCGAGAAGGAAGGCATCCAGACCGCGTTCGGCGTGCCGGGTGCAGCCATCAACCCGTTCTACTCCGCCATGCGCAAGTCGGGTGGCATCAGCCACGTGCTGGCTCGCCACGTCGAGGGCGCGTCGCACATGGCCGAAGGCTTCACGCGTGCCGCCCCGGGCAACATCGGCGTGTGCATCGGCACGTCGGGCCCCGCCGGCACCGACATGATCACCGGTCTCTACTCCGCATCGGCCGACTCGATTCCGATCCTCGCGATCACGGGCCAGGCACCGCGTGCGCGCCTGTACAAGGAAGACTTCCAGGCCGTCGACATCGAGTCGATCGCGAAGCCGGTCACCAAGTGGGCCGTCACGGTGCGCGAGCCGGCGCTCGTGCCGCGCGTGTTCCAGCAGGCATTCCACCTGATGCGCTCGGGCCGTCCGGGCCCGGTGCTGGTCGACCTGCCGATCGACGTGCAGCTCGCCGAAATCGAGTTCGACATCGACACGTATGAACCGCTGCCGATCTACAAGCCCGCGGCCACCCGCGCGCAGATCGAGAAGGCGCTCGCGATGCTCAACGACGCGGACAAGCCGCTGATCGTGTCGGGCGGCGGCGTGCTCAACGCAGCGGCCGAAGACCTGCTCGTCCAGTTCGCCGAAACGATCGGCGTGCCGGTGATCCCGACGCTGATGTCGTGGGGCGCGATTCCGGACGACCACCCGCTGATGGCCGGCATGGTCGGCCTGCAGACGTCGCACCGCTACGGCAACGCGACGATGCTCGCGTCCGACTTCGTGCTCGGCATCGGCAACCGCTGGGCGAACCGCCACACGGGCAGCGTCGAGGTCTACACGAAGGGCCGCAAGTTCGTGCACGTCGACATCGAGCCGACGCAGATCGGCCGCGTGTTCGGTCCGGATCTCGGCATCGTGTCGGACGCCAAGGCCGCGCTGGAACTGTTCGTCGCGGTCGCGCAGGAATGGAAGGCCGCCGGCAAGCTGAAGGACCGCAGCGCATGGGTCGCGGAATGCCAGGAGCGCAAGCGCACGCTGCAGCGCAAGACGCACTTCGACAACGTGCCGGTCAAGCCGCAGCGCGTGTACGAAGAGATGAACAAAGTGTTCGGCCGCGATACGTGCTACGTCAGCACGATCGGCCTGTCGCAGATCGCCGCCGCGCAGTTCCTGCACGTGTTCAAGGCACGCAACTGGATCAACTGCGGCCAGGCCGGCCCGCTCGGCTGGACGATCCCCGCCGCACTCGGCGTGCGTGCGGCCGATCCGAGCCGCCCGATCGTCGCGCTGTCCGGCGACTACGACTTCCAGTTCATGATCGAGGAACTGGCGGCCGGCGCGCAATTCAAGCTGCCGTACGTGCACGTCGTCGTGAACAACTCGTACCTCGGGCTGATCCGCCAGGCGCAGCGTGCGTTCGACATCGACTACTGCGTGCAGCTCGCGTTCGACAACGTGAACGCTCCGGAACTGAACGGCTATGGCGTCGACCACGTGGCCGTTGCCGAAGGCCTCGGCTGCAAGGCGCTGCGCGTGTTCAAGCCGGAAGAGATCGAGCCGGCGCTGCGCCAGGCGCAGACGCTCGCGGAAGAGTTCAGCGTGCCGGTGGTGGTCGAAGTGATCCTCGAGCGTGTGACGAACATCTCGATGGGCACCGAAATCGACGCGATCAACGAATTCGAGGATCTCGCCGAAAAGGCCGAGCACGCGCCGACCGCCATCTCGATGCTCGACTGA